Part of the Terriglobales bacterium genome is shown below.
GCTACCCACCGCGCTAACGTATTAACGGAGTGCCAGAAACGTGTGACATCTCAATTATTTTACAACGACGCTTGGAGTTACGTGACGCTCACTTCTTCATAGGTTCCATACACCTCGCGCAGCGCGTCGCAGATTTCGCCGACGGTCGCGTAGGCGCGTACGCAATCCAAAATGTATGGCATTGTATTTACGTCAGAGATCTCGCCTGCGCCTGCTGTCTGCGGCTGTTGCGCGGCGGCTTTCTTCAAGGCGTCGAGTGTGCGGCGCACGTCGTCGTTTGATCGGCGGGAGCGCAGCGCCTTGAGCTTCTTGGTCTGGTGTTCGGCGACGGATTCGCCAATGTACAAAATCTGCGGCGGCTTTTCTTCGATGACGAAGTCGTTGGCCCCAACGATGATTTTTTCTTTGGCTTCGACGGCGCGCTGATATTGGTAAGAAGACTCGGCAATTTCTTTCTGGGGATATCCATGCTCGATGGCCTTCACCATGCCGCCCATGGCGTCGAGCTTGTCGAAGTAATCGAATGCACCCTTCTCCATGTCGAGGGTCAGCTTTTCGAGAAAGTAGGAGCCACCCAGCGGGTCTACCGTCTGCGCCGCTCCGCTCTCGTAGGCGATGATCTGTTGCGTACGCAGCGCAATGCGCGCGGCTTCGGCGGTGGGCAGTGCCAGGGCTTCGTCGTAGGCATCGGTGTGCAACGATTGTGTGCCGCCCAGCACTGCGGCCATGGCCTGAATGGCGACGCGCGCGATGTTGTTCATGGGCTGCTGGGCGGTCAGCGAGACGCCGGCAGTCTGGGTGTGGAAGCGCATCAGCCAGGTGCGCTGGTTCTTTGCGTCGAAGCGGTCTTTCATCAGCCGGTACCAGATCTTGCGCGCGGCCCGGTACTTGGCAATCTCTTCAAAGAAGTCGTTGTGCGCGTTGAAGAAGAAGCTGAGGCGCGGACCGAAGTCATCGACATCGAGTCCGCGGCGGCGCGCCCACTCGACGTATTCAACGCCGTCGTAAATCGTAAATGCCAGCTCCTGCAAAGCAGTTGAGCCGGCTTCGCGGATGTGGTATCCACTGATGGAGATGGTGTTGAACTTGGGTGTAAAGCGCGCGCCGAACTCAAAGGTAT
Proteins encoded:
- a CDS encoding methylmalonyl-CoA mutase family protein is translated as ILFDGIDLEKTTVSMTINSPASVLWAMYLAVAEKQGADWNKISGTTQNDILKEYIAQKEYIYPPAPSMRLVIDTFEFGARFTPKFNTISISGYHIREAGSTALQELAFTIYDGVEYVEWARRRGLDVDDFGPRLSFFFNAHNDFFEEIAKYRAARKIWYRLMKDRFDAKNQRTWLMRFHTQTAGVSLTAQQPMNNIARVAIQAMAAVLGGTQSLHTDAYDEALALPTAEAARIALRTQQIIAYESGAAQTVDPLGGSYFLEKLTLDMEKGAFDYFDKLDAMGGMVKAIEHGYPQKEIAESSYQYQRAVEAKEKIIVGANDFVIEEKPPQILYIGESVAEHQTKKLKALRSRRSNDDVRRTLDALKKAAAQQPQTAGAGEISDVNTMPYILDCVRAYATVGEICDALREVYGTYEEVSVT